AAGCAGGAGAGCTCCAAAAAcagacaaatactccctctgtaaagaaataatCCCCTCGTTTGGTTGAAAGTGGAGATTATCCCAGGACTCTAATCCCCTCCCACCACGGGGAGATCACCATGTGAGTTTGGTGACGAGGTGGGGGAGGGGAATATGTGCACTTTTTGTAGAAACAGAAAAGGAGCATATGTGTCGGCCTGCTATAGAAACCTAGCGTACGGGAGGGTGTGCGCCCTGTACCAAAATGCCTATAttcggcgcttaaggcgccgaataggatttgGCATTGACGCTTGCTTCCTCAAATCGCCAGTCCATGTCATCGGAGAtgctattgggccggcccatttggtaAGTGGGACTCTTCGGTACTGAACAACGATGCAAATGTACCAATTTTCTTTGTCTAACAAAAAACAAATTTTCTTCCTGGTTTTCTAGTGCTAATTCTGTACTTATTAGTTGTTTCTTTTATTTGGTTGCGAAACAGCAGAAAATTTTATTTATTTCAAGTAAAACAGATATCatttcagaaaatatatttttAGAAAAATGTGAACATACTTCaaaaaaaataatatatttttacaacattgaacatttttataaaatgaatATTTAATAAACCATTAGTGAATATGTTTAGAAATATGCTTTTTTTCTTAGATATATGAAAATTTGTAAAGAAAAACATGAGTATTTTTTAGAAATATGTAACTTTCCGACCAAAATATTATCATTGTTTTTATAAATGaaaccataaaaaagagaaaagtaaAACAGGAAAACAAATTTAGAAAACGGGCAATAGAAACTGAAAAAGAAAATCATTAAAACCGAACATGAATATTCTAGAAGGTTCATAATACCGGAAAAAATAGACCATAATTTGTTTTTCTGGTGACCGTAAACCTTCTAAACATGGAAAACCACACAATACTAACTGGGTCGGCTCATTCGTATGCCCTTGTGCAAGAAGTCGAAATTTTGTCGCAACAAAAACATTTCGCTGCTCTGTTAGGATTCTGCTACTAATTCACTCTATTTAAGAATAATTCAGAGTATAGCTTGATTTACAGAGGAGAATCTCGGAGGAAGGAGATTCGAGGAGGGAGAAGAACAGAAGCATTCAAAACATGTATCTAGCTTTGTGCTTAAGTCGGCTGTGTTGGCAACTAAATCTTGTAGTACAAATGTTCAGATTCAGGCATTcgttgtactactactactgtcTCCTCTGTTTTCAGTTACTCTGTTTCTTGTCTGAATCGCTGAAGAAAACAGAGAGCCAGAGAGGCCTACACTACACTACACAGTTTGCATGTTCATTAGATTTCTCGCAATGGCATTGGCAGTAGCCAATTTCAAAAAAGCATCTCAGCAACAATAAGCACCCACTGCCGAACGATGAACCGACCCATCGATCTccgaaacaacaacaacaacaaacttttGAGTGTCCAAAGAAGCTATGCTTGATCATGCCTGCTTCACAACCAGCAAGCAAGCAGGAGAGCTCCAAAAAcagacaaatactccctctgtaaagaaataatCCCCTCGTTTGGTTGAAAGTGGAGATTATCCCAGGACTCTAATCCCCTCCCACCACGGGGAGATCACCATGTGAGTTTGGTGACGAGGTGGGGGAGGGGAATATGTGCaggaaaatttcagaaaattggcaAATTTCTTGGGAAAAATTAGAATGTCCAAAAAACATGTAAACAAACCCTGGTTCTTTTTACACAAGCATCATTTCAGTTCAAAATTAATTAAAATGCACATATATTTCCTTAAAAATCCAGACAATTCAGGAATGACACAAATTTCTTGAGAAAATTGAGAATAATTCAGGAATTTCAAAGAAAAGTAGGAAACATGAAATATACACATAATCAGCACGACAGTAAAATAATTCAACCCAATCATACACGTTGACCATAAGCTATACATGTCAAATTCGCACGAGTAACACTGCACCAAGGATATTAATGTGTTAATCATGGTCTTACCATCACAAATACTAACTACAGTTAGATATCAAGCAATAATTAACACTCAGTTCATTAAAAAGATGCCTAATGTGACTGCCCCATGTCAAAATGTTTAGCTGTTGGAAGAGTCTGAAGCCTCCACCATTAACTTCTTTAACCATTTTCATTTGCTAGCTTTAGGAAACCTGCAAATCAGAAACGAACAATGTAGTTGCTATACAATATAAAATTTGAAACTAGATATAAGCACATATTTTTTTACTTACATGTATGTTTCCGAAAGGACTAGATATAAACATAGTAAGCAGACGCTGATTTATGTTCTTATGAATATTTTTTTTTCTCTTTGATTGCTGGATGCACACTGCATCAAAGGTATCATTTGGCAAGAAAAGAATGTTAAACTGAAAACAAATTTGAAACAATCCTTATAGCTTCAATTGTATAGACACTAGTCCAATTTATTATGAGAAAAGTGTAAAGTGGACACAGATAATGGatgaggccaactccaacgcacgaccccatcCTGCTCGCGTCTATCCGTATAGACCGCACGTTTAATATATGTGCATAAGTCAAGGCCGAGGTCTGCCAGAGGTACAGGGAGACGGGCACGCTGCTGCCGGGGCGGATATGGGGACACCCGGACGCGCCCAGACGCGTGCGCCACGTCTTTCAGGTTATCCTAAAGATTCAGAGTTAAAATTAGGGCAAGGCTAGCCCCTTCCATGTGTTATTTTTCAGACCACATCATATTCTTTGCATGACTGTATATACACGGAGGCAATAGGCATGTATCTAGTTTAGCACAAACACACTAGACATGTAGCCGATTTAAGAGGCAGTAACTTGGCAAGAATGGGGCAAAGTAAATAAATTAGAAAGTTTGCTTTCAAGATCTGGTACATAACATCACAAGATTGTTCAGGAACCCAAATCTGAGACTAAGCATAGCTAGATATATGAATCGAAGGATTAAACTGCGTATTAAGTTCAGCATATGAGCACACTAGCCGCAATATTTAGACCACCACGAAACCTGAAGTAATTTTCTTCGGCTTAAAACTGATGTTAAATTGCGAAGTATATTATACATTGTCAACATCATGTAGAATATCGTTGTATTTTCTCTGTTAACTTTGTTAGAAGAGACCACATGTATACGAATTTATATATTTTGTAAAAGTACGATATTTGAGAAGAATGCCAACAGATTCtcaaaaatatataaataaataatgcaAGAGTGGGAGCTTTTATCTCCCGTCAAAAGTCCAACGGGCCAAAGAATGTTAGAATCTATACATCATAAGCCCGACATAACAAATTGAGATGGCCTGGTCCCGGTTGAAGTGTTTGATCTAATCGAGAGACACCTACCTCTACTGATCTACAACTGCCAAAGTCACTGCAGATGCAACAAGAAAGCCGAGCCAGAGGTTGCCTGTGGATCTGGAGCAGTAAGACTGCACATGGCGAAGGGAGGAAGGCATCAACACGGAGAAGCAAACTAGAGACGAGGGGGGAAGGAGAATGGGGATAGCCTTGGTTGCAGTAGGAGGAGGAATGCCACGCTGTCGATGTCGCCGCCGGCGTCGCCCTAGGGAAGAAGAGCTTCGTGACTGAGTTGAGCTCGGAGGATGGAGGACGACGACAGCTGGGGCCGTCGATGTCGCTGGAGGGCACGAGCGTGGAGGCGCATCCCTTCGCGGCGTCGCCGCCGGTCGTCCGAGGGAGAATCTTGGGAGGGGTGGAGGCGTGGATCCAGTCGGTCGCCTCTCGAGCTCGAGGGTTTCCTCCCCGACCTGTTGATGCGTGGAAGTCTCTCCCGGGGAAGGCCCGGGGAAAGGACAGGGGTCGTGTGCGAGCAAATAGCGTCATGGGCTCACCGGGGGCCAGTTCAACCCGTGGTTTTCCCACACGGGGAATTggaaggccccccccccccccccgggatccACCGCAACCAAACGAGGCCTAAATATATGAGCGAGCACTCATTATCCGCCGAGGGAATGATTGTTGACAGAAAAACAAGCTGCAGAATCCCAAATGGAACATCAAGCAAGAATGAACCTCATGTGGAAGGAATCCAAGGCATACAAAGACAGTAACACATGCAATTTATTTCAAACAGAATCTCAACATATAAATTTGCATGCATTTGCCCATCTCAAGGGGGtaaattactactccctctgtaactaGATACAAGTATTTaggtacagagggagtagaataGCTAGCTGTAAGTCAAGTGCAGGGCAAGAAGAAGTACCATGCTAAAATTGGATGGAATATTAAGCTGATTGATGGATGATTACAGTCTTCTTCACCATTCCGACTAGGGCCCGACCATCATGTCCCACATCATATTGGACACCTGCCAAAAACACAGCGACTTCAAAACCACAAACTAGCCATCACATATATAGACAGTGAGCACTCTATCAGTACCTCTGGCTTCTTCATTTCAATAGAATCTAGGACATTCTTGACTGATGCAAAGACCTCTGGGGACAGCTCGCGAAGTTCCAGTATCATTCTTGCTCTCTTCTCTCCGATGCCCTGCACATTCACAGctgataagaaaaagaaaaaatgcatCACTTGAGACCCCGAGCGAGAGAAAACCTTGAAGGTTTGTAGTTCCTCCCTGCaatctgctgctgctgttgctgcttctacctccgccctgGCTGCTTCTACCTCCGCTCTGGCTGCTGCCAGCTCCGCTGCAGCCAGCCTCGACGCCCTTGCTGCTGCAGCTGCTCGCTCACGCTCCTCTGCCACGGCGCGCTCGGCCTCCTGCCGGCGCCGTATGCTCGAGGTGGCCGTGTGCTGAGAGCGACCTGCAGACATGGCTCGATGTAGGGTGGCTGTTGCGTGAAGAGAAGGCTGTTAAAGACGAACTGCTGCTCGACAGTCCAAAGGGAGGGGGGTAACCAGAGGCAGACGAAGCAGCTACTGCCACCGACTTGGGCTGCTCACAGGAAATGCTCAGGGTGCAagataacctggctctgataccacttgttagacctttcagcctgagcattggtagttgtggatgacactaggagagttgggacgATTTTCATTAGTTTATTTCTCACACAATAGCCATcccaacctgaggggttggggatacatacttataggctgctagccagccaagcatatgctaagatgctgctaagatgccagtctaagatgctagtctatgAAGCTAGTCTGAGATGCTATCCTAACTGCCAGTCCTTGATGGTCAGGAACTCTatcctaactgccacaaggaccatgtgctgcgGCCCCACAAAgaccctagtacacagacttatccatcaGGGGGCGCCTCACTGCTTAAGCGATAAAGCGTAAAATGAGGTGACGCTTTAGACAGACTCTGAACCTGATGGGCAGTATAATAGAGCACCATTTAGTGAGACATATATATGTTGATTCTAATCCACCAGTGAGCACATATATTCTGATCCATCCACTAAGCAGTAAGCAACTAGCCAACTGCTATAAGAGAGGCAGTAGCACCTAACAGCAGAGGAGCTGTGCATAGCATAACACACAACAGAGCATAAAAGGCTAGTGCAGATCTGAGGAAGCTGCTGCCAGAGGAGAGAGGAAAGAGCTGAAAGCCTGGATATTTGCATGCTCTGGTTTTggttctctctctttcttttcccTCCTGTAACTATTTCACATGTGAGCCCAGTTTTCCCGCCCAGCCCTTTTTCCCTGCTAGGAATCTCTGTTCCCCTGCCTAGCAAGTCTAAGGCGTCCTCTCTGCcttaaagcgccaatcaggacgcCTAAGCAGGCGCTTCGGACGCTTTAGTGTCTAAGGCGGACGCCTTAGACACATGTCTAAAGCGAGTTGGACGCTTTGAGCCTGGAGGGCGCTCTAACGCTTAAGCGTCGCTTAAGCGACGCTTTAGGGACGCTTTACAAACAGAGCTATTCTCGCAAAACCGCTCCACAGAACCGCTGTTAACCGTTGGTCGTTGAGGAGGCGTAAATGCATGTTTTATGCTGACACACAACCGATCTCCATTCTCTAAAATTCCAAGCATCAACTTGGACCAAATGGTAAAGGGAGTGCAACTCAAAATTTAGACAAGGAAACTCACTGTCAACAACAAGTGTCTGGGCCGCAAGCTGCTGCTCCCTGTCAACGAGAAGTGCCTGGGTGTTCGAAAGCTTGTGCTCCCTGTCAACTAGAAGTGTCCGTGTCTCCGCAAGCTGTCGGTCTTTCCCAAGGCTGGCATAAAAGAatc
Above is a window of Triticum aestivum cultivar Chinese Spring chromosome 6B, IWGSC CS RefSeq v2.1, whole genome shotgun sequence DNA encoding:
- the LOC123140090 gene encoding protein GRIP isoform X3, which produces MENRKNTGLREQEPAIKVMYQALKEIESELQNLRDDNNQLHDELLGKDRQLAETRTLLVDREHKLSNTQALLVDREQQLAAQTLVVDTTLHRAMSAGRSQHTATSSIRRRQEAERAVAEERERAAAAARASRLAAAELAAARAEVEAARAEVEAATAAADCREELQTFKGIGEKRARMILELRELSPEVFASVKNVLDSIEMKKPEVSNMMWDMMVGP
- the LOC123140090 gene encoding protein GRIP isoform X2 yields the protein MENRKNTGLRTKLPNDGMVQEQEPAIKVMYQALKEIESELQNLRDDNNQLHDELLGKDRQLAETRTLLVDREHKLSNTQALLVDREQQLAAQTLVVDSRSQHTATSSIRRRQEAERAVAEERERAAAAARASRLAAAELAAARAEVEAARAEVEAATAAADCREELQTFKGIGEKRARMILELRELSPEVFASVKNVLDSIEMKKPEVSNMMWDMMVGP
- the LOC123140090 gene encoding egg-laying defective protein 27 isoform X1; the encoded protein is MENRKNTGLRTKLPNDGMVQEQEPAIKVMYQALKEIESELQNLRDDNNQLHDELLGKDRQLAETRTLLVDREHKLSNTQALLVDREQQLAAQTLVVDTTLHRAMSAGRSQHTATSSIRRRQEAERAVAEERERAAAAARASRLAAAELAAARAEVEAARAEVEAATAAADCREELQTFKGIGEKRARMILELRELSPEVFASVKNVLDSIEMKKPEVSNMMWDMMVGP